In Bacillus sp. SB49, a single window of DNA contains:
- a CDS encoding GntR family transcriptional regulator produces the protein MKKNTAYVQAYEYLREQIVDGEIPAGTKLVEDKYAKLLGISRTPIREALRKLEEEGLVKEKKVVQPTEADLRDIFRVRILLEGDAARTAATYMDKETLAELKETIVVSRRGNHEEMMNSNKRFHDIIVESSKNRFIIETINRMQSIIYLFRKTVVYHDRPRLIDEHEEIYEAIERRDAAEAERLLQIHLQEDLDFFLHISKTK, from the coding sequence ATGAAAAAGAACACAGCATACGTGCAAGCATATGAATACTTAAGAGAGCAGATAGTAGACGGGGAGATCCCTGCAGGAACAAAACTGGTAGAAGATAAATACGCAAAGCTCCTCGGAATCAGCCGGACGCCGATTCGCGAAGCGTTACGCAAGCTGGAGGAGGAAGGGCTTGTAAAAGAAAAAAAAGTCGTTCAGCCGACAGAAGCAGATCTGCGTGATATCTTCCGTGTACGCATCTTATTGGAAGGCGACGCAGCCAGAACAGCGGCAACGTATATGGACAAAGAGACGCTTGCGGAACTGAAGGAAACGATCGTTGTCAGCCGCCGCGGCAATCATGAAGAGATGATGAATTCAAACAAGCGCTTCCATGATATTATCGTAGAATCGAGTAAGAACCGGTTTATAATCGAGACGATCAACCGGATGCAGTCGATTATTTACTTGTTTCGTAAAACGGTCGTCTATCATGACCGCCCGCGCTTGATTGATGAGCATGAGGAGATATATGAGGCAATCGAACGCAGGGATGCAGCAGAAGCGGAACGCCTTCTACAAATCCATCTCCAGGAAGATCTTGATTTCTTTCTGCATATATCAAAGACAAAATGA
- a CDS encoding GntP family permease, producing the protein MLTGNLLILVFFLSLALLFFLILKVKLEPFLSLLAVALMTGLIIGMPVSEIPGIIVGGFGNTLAGVGILIGLGVIFGQFLAASGAIEKIAKSILTVFGLKKSPAGLGLTGATVGIPVYFDAAFVILSGLVRSLSRRTGISIVTFVTALGVGLIVSHSMIAPTPGPLVVAENTGADLGLFILYGLICAIPATLVGGYLYGTFIGKRVRSGQDEDASAEVAATVEETGPTISTGLSFTILLLPIVLILLNTVTNLAVPNTGFASIIGLIGDKNVALFLSVLVAIIVLPKYIQKPNQTLYNEALSTSGSILLITGAGGGFGAVINESGIGDHLIQTMQSWSIPVILLAFLFSQILRASLGSTTVALVTTSSIMGPMIVELGVSPVLVGLAICAGGVGLSLPNDSGFWVVNRFSKLSVPDTLKAWTLGGFIAGVSALVMVFLLSLFSGILPGI; encoded by the coding sequence ATGCTAACAGGAAATCTACTGATTCTCGTGTTCTTCCTTTCTTTGGCTCTCCTATTCTTCCTTATTCTAAAGGTCAAGCTTGAGCCGTTTCTTTCTTTACTTGCTGTGGCATTGATGACAGGTCTGATCATCGGCATGCCGGTTTCGGAAATTCCAGGCATTATCGTCGGCGGTTTCGGTAACACACTGGCAGGGGTCGGTATTCTTATCGGCCTCGGCGTCATCTTCGGCCAGTTCCTCGCCGCTTCCGGTGCTATCGAAAAAATCGCCAAGTCCATCCTGACCGTCTTTGGACTCAAGAAGTCCCCGGCAGGTCTTGGTCTTACTGGAGCTACGGTTGGTATTCCCGTTTACTTTGACGCCGCTTTCGTCATCCTATCCGGGCTTGTCCGCAGCTTATCCCGTCGTACCGGCATTTCGATCGTCACCTTTGTCACAGCTCTCGGGGTCGGTTTGATCGTTTCCCACAGTATGATTGCCCCAACTCCGGGCCCGCTCGTTGTCGCAGAAAATACCGGTGCTGATTTAGGACTATTCATTTTATACGGATTAATCTGCGCCATTCCTGCGACGCTTGTCGGGGGATACTTATACGGTACATTCATCGGTAAACGCGTCCGCTCCGGTCAGGATGAGGACGCGTCTGCCGAAGTGGCAGCGACCGTTGAAGAAACAGGACCGACGATCAGCACCGGCTTATCGTTTACCATCCTCCTGCTTCCTATCGTATTGATTCTTCTGAATACGGTTACAAATTTAGCGGTACCGAATACGGGATTCGCAAGCATTATCGGACTGATCGGAGATAAAAACGTCGCGTTGTTCCTCAGTGTCCTCGTTGCGATTATCGTGCTGCCAAAATACATTCAAAAACCTAACCAAACGTTGTATAACGAAGCGCTTAGTACATCAGGAAGCATCCTGCTTATTACAGGAGCCGGCGGAGGATTTGGTGCCGTAATAAATGAAAGCGGTATCGGAGATCATTTGATTCAGACGATGCAGAGCTGGAGTATCCCGGTCATCCTGCTTGCCTTCCTGTTTTCTCAAATTCTGCGCGCTTCCCTCGGTTCCACGACTGTTGCGCTTGTCACCACTTCCAGCATCATGGGACCGATGATCGTAGAACTGGGCGTCTCCCCTGTTCTTGTCGGTCTGGCGATCTGTGCCGGTGGTGTCGGGTTATCCCTTCCGAACGATTCCGGATTCTGGGTGGTCAATCGGTTCAGCAAGCTCTCTGTTCCAGATACACTGAAGGCCTGGACACTCGGTGGATTTATTGCCGGGGTCAGTGCTCTTGTTATGGTCTTCCTCCTGAGTCTGTTCAGCGGCATCCTGCCTGGCATATAA
- a CDS encoding copper resistance CopC family protein: MKQWTIIMAALLFFVMAPLTIVEAHTSLESSNPEADSTVEEPVESIELTFNTEIEEASTLTITDGNGEVMEPASVDIADNMMTANLNDPLPAGDYTVNWNIVGADGHIIEKEFTFTTTYEEPETVEEEAVETPSDEGQEESPDQEDSAVESEQDTADEDSGFPVFFYVLLGIIIALVLVLIGRLAFSKK; this comes from the coding sequence ATGAAACAATGGACGATTATAATGGCAGCCCTCTTATTCTTTGTAATGGCGCCTTTAACTATTGTAGAAGCACATACCTCACTGGAGAGTTCTAATCCAGAAGCTGATTCTACCGTGGAGGAACCTGTGGAATCGATTGAACTTACCTTCAATACTGAGATTGAAGAAGCGAGCACCCTGACCATCACAGACGGAAACGGAGAAGTGATGGAGCCTGCTTCTGTAGACATTGCAGATAATATGATGACCGCAAACCTTAATGATCCGCTTCCTGCCGGTGACTATACGGTGAACTGGAACATCGTCGGTGCAGACGGTCATATCATTGAAAAGGAATTTACCTTCACCACAACTTACGAAGAGCCGGAAACAGTGGAAGAAGAAGCGGTGGAAACACCATCCGATGAAGGACAGGAAGAGTCTCCAGATCAGGAAGATTCCGCCGTTGAGTCCGAGCAGGATACTGCAGATGAGGACTCAGGATTCCCCGTCTTCTTTTACGTACTTCTCGGCATCATTATTGCACTTGTTCTCGTTTTAATCGGACGTCTTGCCTTTAGTAAGAAGTGA
- a CDS encoding four-carbon acid sugar kinase family protein, whose protein sequence is MIETHNPESYIKSLPVQNEEEWENAFKDAYADFQHKIVVLDDDPTGVQTVHGVTVFTDWEEATIRKGFEEDGQIFFILTNSRAFRAKKTEEVHRRIAARVEQIAQENNTPYLLISRGDSTLRGHYPLETEVLKNELERRSERRIDGEVILPYFKEGGRLTVEGVHYIVSDGSWTPVGESEFAGDRTFGFSASHLGDYVEEMTDGAYKAEDVTHVTLASIRQGEIEAITDQLMKVDHFGKVIVDAVTETDVKVFTIALIQALQSGKEFLYRTAATFTKIVGNIHSKPLLTKEELVHDRSEQGGLVVVGSHVQKTTDQLEQLKTISGLHFIEFNSHLVLEPKAFREEVERVRREADEKVEEGTSTVIYTRRDRLELGDGQEEKELMLSVQISEAVTAIVRQLKSSPKYIIAKGGITSSDVGTNGLGVKQATVKGQVAPGVPVWETSEESKYPHLPYIIFPGNVGTIHTLKEVVALID, encoded by the coding sequence ATGATCGAGACACATAATCCAGAATCTTATATCAAAAGCCTGCCTGTACAGAACGAAGAAGAATGGGAAAACGCATTTAAGGATGCCTACGCAGACTTCCAGCACAAAATCGTTGTTCTTGATGATGATCCCACTGGTGTGCAGACTGTACACGGCGTTACCGTTTTTACCGACTGGGAGGAAGCGACGATCCGCAAAGGCTTTGAAGAAGACGGACAGATCTTCTTCATCTTGACGAATTCCCGTGCTTTCCGTGCGAAGAAGACGGAAGAAGTCCACAGAAGAATCGCCGCTCGTGTCGAGCAGATTGCACAGGAAAACAACACTCCCTATCTTCTAATCAGTCGGGGAGATTCGACACTTCGCGGCCACTACCCATTAGAGACAGAAGTATTAAAAAACGAATTGGAACGAAGGTCAGAACGCAGGATTGATGGGGAAGTAATCCTTCCTTATTTTAAGGAAGGAGGAAGGCTGACGGTGGAGGGCGTTCACTATATCGTCAGCGACGGAAGCTGGACCCCCGTTGGAGAATCGGAATTTGCCGGAGACCGGACGTTCGGCTTCTCAGCCAGTCACCTGGGCGACTATGTGGAAGAAATGACCGATGGTGCTTACAAGGCTGAAGACGTTACTCATGTCACACTCGCTTCTATACGCCAAGGCGAAATCGAAGCGATTACAGACCAACTGATGAAGGTCGATCATTTCGGCAAAGTCATCGTCGATGCCGTGACGGAAACAGATGTAAAAGTATTTACCATCGCTCTCATCCAGGCACTCCAGTCTGGAAAAGAATTCTTATATCGAACGGCGGCAACCTTTACGAAAATTGTAGGCAATATCCATTCAAAGCCTCTGTTGACGAAAGAAGAACTCGTCCATGACCGGTCTGAACAAGGCGGACTTGTCGTTGTCGGTTCCCATGTCCAAAAGACGACAGACCAGCTGGAGCAGTTAAAAACGATCTCCGGCCTTCACTTCATCGAATTCAACAGCCACCTTGTTCTTGAACCAAAAGCATTCCGTGAAGAAGTGGAACGTGTGAGACGAGAAGCAGATGAGAAAGTGGAAGAGGGAACATCAACTGTTATTTACACAAGAAGGGACCGTCTGGAGTTGGGGGACGGCCAGGAAGAGAAAGAGCTGATGCTTTCCGTCCAGATATCGGAAGCCGTAACAGCCATCGTCCGGCAGTTAAAGAGCTCTCCGAAATATATCATCGCTAAGGGTGGTATTACTTCAAGCGACGTTGGGACAAATGGTCTTGGTGTAAAACAGGCGACGGTCAAAGGACAGGTGGCTCCAGGTGTACCTGTTTGGGAGACGAGCGAAGAAAGCAAATACCCACACCTCCCGTATATTATTTTCCCGGGCAACGTCGGAACAATCCATACATTGAAAGAAGTCGTCGCGTTGATCGACTAA
- a CDS encoding copper resistance D family protein, with protein MMEITLFAAEVALYISFSLLIGGLLLLLIAETSKPPMVIPNKLIITASMLTIAAAFLPILPVTRTLARVDTWQQAFMNVLFTFSIGKSFLFITLFGVLLLLIWTIKGAAENKYLVSLSLALVIAMIISYTQSSHTTSLAGWQGQMAHTIHFLAVSLWLGILFIVSWLSKGTENWSAFLRWFTPTAIAALLIVTVSGFFTMSIDLHAYGNTNLGTVQAYEDGLASSYGQGLLWKHLFFLAIIMFAVINGILFRRKREDQTFNPFPWTKAESLFALIAFLWTSYMGRVGIPSQGGTPAADASFLYSVFTDKQESGIVNVTFAFGPMSWLLLLLGTLFLLLALVTAVKKSSVSMTATAGAAMIITFYLGVMTGVQ; from the coding sequence ATGATGGAAATTACGCTTTTCGCAGCTGAAGTCGCTCTCTATATCTCTTTCTCTCTTTTAATTGGGGGATTATTGTTATTACTGATTGCAGAAACGTCTAAACCACCGATGGTTATACCGAATAAGCTGATTATCACGGCGAGTATGCTTACGATCGCTGCGGCCTTTCTGCCGATCCTGCCCGTTACCCGAACGCTTGCCAGGGTAGACACGTGGCAGCAGGCATTCATGAACGTCCTGTTTACATTTTCCATAGGAAAATCATTTTTATTCATCACCTTATTCGGCGTGCTGCTTCTTTTGATTTGGACAATCAAAGGGGCAGCGGAGAATAAGTACCTTGTGTCGCTTTCGCTCGCACTCGTCATTGCCATGATTATCAGTTACACCCAATCCAGCCATACCACTTCCCTTGCAGGCTGGCAGGGGCAAATGGCTCACACAATTCATTTTCTTGCCGTCTCCCTCTGGCTGGGGATTTTGTTCATTGTCAGTTGGCTGTCTAAAGGAACGGAAAACTGGAGTGCTTTTTTACGCTGGTTTACACCGACGGCAATCGCTGCCCTGCTCATCGTAACCGTCTCCGGTTTCTTTACGATGTCGATCGATCTGCATGCATACGGGAATACGAACTTAGGTACTGTTCAAGCCTATGAAGACGGTCTCGCCTCAAGCTATGGACAAGGGCTGCTTTGGAAACATCTGTTTTTCTTGGCCATCATTATGTTCGCTGTGATTAACGGTATTCTCTTCAGGAGGAAACGGGAAGATCAAACATTCAATCCGTTTCCATGGACCAAGGCGGAAAGTCTGTTCGCTCTGATTGCCTTCTTATGGACGTCTTACATGGGAAGGGTGGGAATACCGAGTCAGGGAGGCACACCGGCTGCTGATGCCTCTTTCTTATACTCGGTCTTTACCGACAAACAAGAAAGCGGAATCGTCAATGTCACTTTTGCTTTCGGTCCAATGAGCTGGCTGTTGCTCCTGCTTGGTACACTTTTTCTTCTGCTTGCCTTGGTGACAGCAGTGAAAAAATCTTCTGTATCCATGACAGCAACGGCGGGCGCCGCCATGATCATTACCTTCTATCTCGGCGTCATGACCGGTGTCCAATAA
- the garR gene encoding 2-hydroxy-3-oxopropionate reductase produces the protein MKIGFIGLGIMGKPMAGHLIAHGHTVKAFDLNQKATEALAAQGAIACTSSKDAAYESDVIITMLPKAAHVESALFAENGVVEGAKPGAIVIDMSSISPVETKKIATELKTHHLRMMDAPVSGGEPKALDGTLAIMAGGEEDAFQEVLPLLECMGTNIVLVGAVGSGTTAKLANQVMVNVNIAAMSEAFILAAKAGIDLPKMYEAIRSGLAGSAVLDAKAPLIFERNFVAGGRIDINAKDLTNVLNTAKELEVDMPLSDRVLSMFNELITDGKAADDHGGLIQYYEKTAGTKVAAPVFEGK, from the coding sequence ATGAAGATAGGATTTATCGGCTTAGGAATTATGGGGAAACCGATGGCAGGTCATCTGATCGCCCATGGACATACAGTGAAAGCTTTCGACCTTAACCAGAAGGCGACAGAGGCACTGGCCGCCCAAGGAGCCATCGCTTGTACGAGTTCCAAAGATGCCGCTTATGAAAGCGATGTCATCATTACGATGCTTCCCAAAGCTGCGCATGTGGAGAGCGCCTTATTCGCAGAAAACGGCGTGGTGGAAGGCGCCAAACCGGGCGCCATCGTCATCGATATGAGTTCGATCTCCCCGGTCGAAACGAAGAAAATAGCGACAGAATTGAAAACGCATCACCTGCGGATGATGGATGCACCAGTGAGTGGTGGCGAGCCGAAAGCGTTGGACGGAACCCTTGCTATTATGGCAGGCGGAGAAGAAGATGCTTTCCAGGAAGTGCTGCCGCTGTTGGAATGCATGGGAACGAACATCGTTTTGGTAGGAGCGGTTGGCAGTGGTACAACAGCGAAACTGGCCAATCAGGTCATGGTCAATGTTAATATCGCAGCGATGTCAGAAGCCTTCATTCTGGCTGCGAAAGCAGGTATCGACCTTCCGAAGATGTACGAAGCGATTCGAAGCGGCCTTGCAGGAAGCGCTGTACTGGATGCGAAAGCACCGCTTATCTTCGAACGAAATTTTGTTGCCGGTGGCAGAATCGATATCAACGCAAAGGACTTGACGAATGTATTGAACACAGCGAAAGAATTGGAAGTGGATATGCCGCTCTCCGATCGTGTTCTATCCATGTTTAATGAACTAATTACAGATGGGAAGGCAGCAGACGATCACGGCGGTCTGATCCAGTACTACGAGAAAACAGCCGGTACGAAGGTAGCTGCACCAGTTTTCGAAGGAAAATAA
- a CDS encoding lactoylglutathione lyase family protein has translation MLPYPRSFSHIGLSVPDLDEAVKFYTEVFGWYVIMAPSPVKNDDSPIGQMCRDVFGNDWEEFRIAHLATGDKIGVEMFEFPNNEKPENNFEYWKTGIFHFCIQDPDIEGMVDKIKAHGGKQRMPIREYYPGEKPFKMVYVEDPFGNIFEIYTHSYELTYSEGAY, from the coding sequence ATGCTACCATATCCACGCTCGTTTTCTCATATAGGTCTATCCGTTCCTGATTTGGATGAAGCAGTTAAATTTTATACAGAGGTCTTCGGCTGGTATGTCATTATGGCCCCGTCTCCTGTGAAAAATGATGATTCACCAATCGGCCAGATGTGCCGGGACGTCTTCGGGAATGATTGGGAGGAATTCCGGATCGCCCACCTGGCTACAGGAGATAAGATCGGAGTGGAGATGTTTGAATTCCCGAATAATGAAAAACCGGAGAACAACTTCGAGTATTGGAAGACCGGTATTTTTCACTTCTGTATTCAAGACCCGGATATTGAAGGCATGGTCGATAAGATCAAGGCTCATGGTGGGAAACAGCGCATGCCGATCCGGGAATATTATCCTGGAGAAAAACCGTTTAAAATGGTCTATGTGGAAGACCCATTCGGAAATATCTTTGAAATATACACCCACAGTTATGAACTGACTTATTCAGAAGGCGCTTATTAA
- a CDS encoding RDD family protein: MLYTFYLIITPLIWSGYVLGKRICKIRVHRYEDGGQVKLSNMILREFVGYYLLSIVSFGVTIIVSIFMVIFREDKRAIHDFIGGTQVIKAETSYEN, translated from the coding sequence CTGCTCTACACCTTTTACTTAATCATCACACCGTTAATCTGGAGTGGTTATGTCCTTGGTAAGCGAATTTGTAAAATCAGGGTGCATCGTTATGAAGATGGGGGGCAGGTGAAATTATCGAATATGATTCTTCGAGAATTCGTCGGCTATTACCTGCTAAGTATCGTGAGCTTCGGAGTGACCATTATCGTCAGCATTTTCATGGTCATTTTCCGGGAAGATAAACGGGCCATCCATGATTTCATCGGAGGCACACAGGTAATTAAGGCGGAAACATCGTATGAAAACTGA
- a CDS encoding LTA synthase family protein gives MKDSITRLIKSYFFYFSIMIALKFIIFRYVLLYDTNIFRGIWFEFMVVLTLIAAFELVLKKGKVYVYIVLDVILTLLFISMLVYERYFGTIPTYYDLTQLNQVGSVNESAMMLFRPTDLLFFADLVLFAILTVWTRKWGRKTRNYTSNVWMGSLLVIGLIASIVNFQMSKSDPMLDSALFAKENGLFNSQFVQFYQDRANSETALAFSGADQNVTQEMIEETKGNDYVPMSEHNHFGVAEDRNLIVIQVESLQNFVIGKSLNGQEITPNINKWIKDSMYFSNLYQQIGSANTADAEYLMNTSLYPLGSKATSEEMTDMKIPSLPRILDQNGYHSVTMHADEVEYWNRDVMYPALGFDDYYAKEFYGEKDTVGFGPSDGVFFERSLAALDNIADKEGKFYAHALTLTSHTPFEMPEDKEGLDLPEEYEGTLTGNYLQSVHYADQELGKFFQGLKDKGLWENSVIAMYGDHSGLHGKLLTSKDQDLLDDFIGGRYSLAKRFNIPFVIGVPGEEEELSGEVDHLGGQIDMMPTVLNLLGVEPDTIYFGHDLLHYEDNLLGMRYYVPTSSFFKNGRFYIAENSRFAPRIIDLETNERIENQYDDPKASFAKEQQDILQLLEWSDAYFESLK, from the coding sequence ATGAAAGATTCTATTACAAGGTTAATAAAGAGTTACTTTTTCTATTTTTCTATCATGATCGCTTTAAAGTTTATTATATTTCGATATGTACTGCTGTACGACACGAACATTTTCAGGGGGATATGGTTTGAATTCATGGTCGTGTTGACCTTAATTGCCGCCTTTGAATTGGTTCTGAAGAAAGGGAAAGTCTATGTCTACATAGTTCTGGATGTCATTCTTACCCTCCTGTTCATTTCCATGCTTGTCTATGAGCGGTATTTCGGTACCATTCCTACCTATTATGATTTGACTCAGCTTAATCAAGTAGGAAGTGTCAATGAAAGTGCGATGATGCTCTTCCGGCCGACAGACTTATTGTTCTTCGCCGACCTCGTCCTCTTCGCCATCCTTACGGTATGGACGAGAAAGTGGGGCAGAAAGACCCGCAACTACACATCGAACGTATGGATGGGCAGCCTGCTTGTTATTGGATTAATTGCTTCCATCGTCAATTTTCAGATGAGTAAGAGCGATCCGATGCTGGACAGCGCTTTGTTTGCGAAGGAGAACGGATTGTTTAATTCACAGTTTGTCCAGTTTTACCAGGACCGGGCAAACAGTGAGACGGCTCTCGCTTTCTCCGGCGCAGATCAGAACGTGACGCAGGAGATGATTGAAGAAACAAAAGGAAATGATTATGTACCAATGAGTGAGCACAATCATTTCGGTGTAGCTGAAGATCGTAACTTGATTGTGATTCAGGTGGAATCTCTGCAGAACTTCGTCATTGGAAAATCACTAAACGGTCAGGAGATAACGCCTAACATCAATAAATGGATCAAAGACAGTATGTACTTCTCCAATCTTTATCAGCAGATCGGATCTGCCAATACTGCTGATGCGGAATACTTGATGAATACATCTCTCTATCCACTGGGAAGTAAGGCTACCTCAGAGGAAATGACCGATATGAAGATTCCGTCCCTGCCGAGAATTCTTGATCAGAACGGATACCACTCCGTTACGATGCACGCGGACGAAGTCGAGTATTGGAACAGAGATGTCATGTATCCGGCCCTCGGTTTCGATGATTACTATGCAAAGGAATTCTACGGGGAGAAAGATACGGTGGGCTTTGGCCCATCCGATGGAGTTTTCTTCGAACGTTCGCTTGCTGCTTTGGACAATATTGCGGACAAAGAAGGTAAATTCTACGCGCATGCGCTTACGTTAACAAGTCATACCCCGTTTGAAATGCCGGAAGATAAGGAAGGACTTGATCTTCCTGAGGAATACGAAGGGACATTGACCGGTAACTATCTACAGTCTGTCCATTACGCGGATCAGGAGCTAGGGAAGTTCTTCCAAGGTCTGAAAGATAAAGGACTCTGGGAAAATTCCGTCATCGCCATGTATGGGGATCATTCCGGCCTTCACGGAAAACTGCTTACATCCAAAGACCAGGATTTGCTTGATGATTTCATTGGTGGCCGTTATTCACTGGCCAAGCGTTTCAACATTCCATTTGTTATCGGCGTTCCGGGAGAGGAAGAGGAGCTTTCGGGTGAAGTGGATCACCTCGGCGGTCAAATCGATATGATGCCGACGGTTTTGAATCTTCTTGGTGTGGAACCGGATACTATTTATTTCGGACATGATCTGCTTCATTATGAGGATAACCTTTTAGGTATGAGGTATTATGTACCGACAAGTTCCTTCTTTAAAAACGGCAGGTTCTACATCGCTGAGAACAGTCGTTTCGCACCACGCATTATCGATCTGGAAACAAACGAGCGTATTGAGAACCAATATGACGATCCAAAAGCATCATTTGCCAAGGAACAGCAGGACATTCTGCAGCTTCTGGAATGGTCGGATGCCTATTTTGAGTCATTGAAGTAA